One region of Pseudomonas glycinae genomic DNA includes:
- the rne gene encoding ribonuclease E encodes MKRMLINATQPEELRVALVDGQRLYDLDIESGAREQKKANIYKGRITRIEPSLEAAFVDFGSERHGFLPLKEISREYFKKAPEGRVNIKDVLSEGQEVIVQVEKEERGNKGAALTTFISLAGRYLVLMPNNPRAGGISRRIEGEERNELREALNGLVAPADMGLIVRTAGLGRSSEEMQWDLDYLLQLWTAIKEASLDRSAPFLIYQESNVIIRAIRDYLRQDIGEVLIDSVEAQDEALTFIRQVMPQYASKIKLYEDSVPLFNRFQIESQIETAFQRVVELPSGGSIVIDPTEALVSIDINSARATKGSDIEETALQTNLEAAEEIARQLRLRDIGGLIVIDFIDMTPAKNQRAVEEKVRECLEADRARVQIGRISRFGLLEMSRQRLRPSLGESSGIVCPRCSGTGIIRDVESLSLAILRLIEEEALKDRTAEVRAQVPIPVAAFLLNEKRNSITKIELRTRARIVILPNDHLETPHFEVQRLRDDSPEAATNQSSYEIAAAAADVEDVQPAAATRTLVRQEAAVKTAPARANAPVPTEVAAPAAAPAPVAAPEPSLFKGLVKSLVSLFATKEEPVAPVVVEKPATERPARNEERRNGRQQSRNRNGRRDEERKPREERAPREERAPREPREERQPREPREVREPRESRDEAPVAREERAPRAPREERAPRAPREDRKPRGEREERVRELREPLDAAPAVAAAAATAEERPARQPREERAPRPPREERQPRAEQAAAAVAEEETHTNEEQLPEDGSENAEGDRPRRRSRGQRRRSNRRERQRDANGNVIEGSEESAENTEAAQPSTADLAAGLAVTAAVASTVISAPAEAQAHEQAERATAATLESAPVEAPVVEATTPVQAKAAPEVEVAPVREAQPQVEVAAEPAATFEAPVIAEESAVETVTETVREVREEQTAFNWVAEPAVAETPAPAVEAPVVEEAKAAEPVVVAEPAPVVEAPVVEAPVVAEAPAPVVEAAPVVAPVSALTPSGRAPNDPREVRRRKREEERLQKEAELAAAAAAAPTAEVVEAAPAPVAEEVAVEAVIAEAPRSVQEAVEQHEEAQEKEHEPKPLV; translated from the coding sequence ATGAAAAGAATGCTGATTAACGCAACTCAACCCGAAGAGTTGCGTGTTGCACTGGTAGATGGCCAGCGCCTCTACGACCTGGACATCGAATCCGGTGCACGCGAGCAGAAGAAGGCCAACATCTATAAAGGCCGCATCACTCGCATCGAACCAAGCCTTGAGGCTGCCTTTGTCGATTTCGGCTCCGAGCGCCACGGCTTCCTGCCCCTCAAAGAAATCTCCCGCGAATACTTCAAGAAAGCCCCTGAAGGCCGCGTCAACATCAAGGACGTCCTGAGCGAAGGCCAGGAAGTCATCGTTCAGGTCGAAAAAGAAGAACGTGGCAACAAGGGCGCAGCCCTGACCACCTTCATCAGCCTGGCCGGTCGTTACCTCGTACTGATGCCGAACAACCCGCGTGCCGGCGGCATCTCCCGTCGCATCGAAGGCGAAGAACGCAACGAACTGCGTGAAGCACTGAACGGTCTGGTTGCTCCAGCCGACATGGGCCTGATCGTGCGCACTGCAGGCCTTGGCCGCAGCAGCGAAGAAATGCAGTGGGACCTCGATTACCTGCTGCAACTGTGGACAGCCATCAAAGAAGCTTCGCTGGATCGTTCCGCGCCGTTCCTGATCTACCAGGAAAGCAACGTGATCATCCGCGCCATCCGCGATTACCTGCGCCAGGACATCGGCGAAGTGCTGATCGACAGCGTTGAAGCCCAGGACGAAGCCCTGACCTTCATCCGCCAGGTGATGCCGCAGTACGCCAGCAAGATCAAGCTGTATGAAGACAGCGTTCCGCTGTTCAACCGTTTCCAGATCGAAAGCCAGATCGAGACCGCTTTCCAGCGCGTCGTCGAACTGCCGTCCGGCGGCTCCATCGTCATCGATCCGACCGAAGCCCTGGTGTCCATCGACATCAACTCGGCGCGCGCCACCAAAGGCAGCGACATCGAAGAAACCGCCCTGCAGACCAACCTTGAAGCCGCCGAAGAAATCGCCCGTCAGTTGCGCCTGCGCGACATCGGCGGCCTGATCGTCATCGACTTCATCGACATGACCCCTGCCAAGAACCAGCGTGCCGTGGAAGAGAAAGTCCGCGAATGCCTGGAAGCCGACCGCGCCCGCGTGCAGATCGGTCGCATCTCGCGCTTCGGCCTGCTGGAAATGTCCCGTCAGCGCCTGCGTCCTTCGCTGGGCGAAAGCAGCGGCATTGTCTGCCCGCGTTGCAGCGGCACCGGCATCATCCGTGACGTCGAATCGCTGTCCCTGGCGATCCTGCGCCTGATCGAAGAAGAAGCCCTGAAAGACCGCACCGCCGAAGTTCGCGCTCAAGTGCCGATCCCGGTGGCCGCGTTCCTGCTCAACGAAAAACGCAACTCGATCACCAAGATCGAACTGCGCACCCGCGCCCGCATTGTCATCCTGCCGAACGATCACCTCGAAACCCCGCATTTCGAAGTTCAGCGTCTGCGTGATGACAGCCCGGAAGCCGCGACCAACCAGTCCAGCTACGAAATCGCTGCCGCTGCCGCCGATGTCGAAGACGTCCAGCCAGCCGCCGCAACCCGCACCCTGGTTCGCCAGGAAGCCGCGGTCAAGACCGCTCCGGCTCGCGCCAACGCTCCGGTTCCGACCGAAGTCGCCGCACCGGCCGCGGCACCTGCTCCGGTTGCCGCGCCAGAGCCAAGCCTGTTCAAAGGCCTGGTGAAGTCGCTGGTCAGCCTGTTCGCCACCAAGGAAGAGCCAGTTGCTCCGGTGGTGGTTGAAAAACCTGCCACCGAGCGTCCGGCCCGCAACGAAGAGCGTCGCAACGGTCGTCAGCAGAGCCGTAACCGTAACGGTCGCCGCGATGAAGAACGCAAACCGCGCGAAGAACGTGCACCGCGTGAAGAGCGCGCACCACGTGAGCCGCGAGAAGAGCGTCAGCCGCGCGAACCACGTGAAGTCCGCGAGCCACGCGAGTCCCGTGACGAAGCACCGGTAGCCCGCGAAGAACGCGCACCACGCGCCCCTCGTGAAGAACGTGCACCACGTGCTCCGCGTGAAGATCGCAAGCCGCGTGGCGAGCGTGAAGAACGCGTACGTGAACTGCGCGAGCCGCTGGATGCCGCTCCGGCCGTTGCTGCTGCTGCCGCCACCGCTGAAGAGCGTCCGGCCCGTCAGCCGCGTGAAGAACGTGCACCACGTCCTCCGCGCGAAGAGCGTCAACCGCGTGCCGAACAGGCCGCTGCCGCTGTCGCCGAAGAAGAAACCCACACCAACGAAGAGCAACTGCCGGAAGACGGTTCGGAGAACGCCGAAGGCGATCGTCCACGCCGCCGCTCCCGTGGTCAGCGTCGCCGCAGCAACCGTCGCGAGCGTCAGCGTGATGCCAACGGCAACGTGATCGAAGGTTCGGAAGAGTCCGCAGAGAACACTGAAGCCGCACAACCGAGCACAGCCGATCTGGCCGCCGGCCTGGCCGTCACCGCAGCGGTTGCCAGCACCGTGATCAGCGCTCCAGCCGAAGCTCAGGCTCACGAGCAAGCTGAACGCGCCACTGCTGCCACGCTGGAAAGTGCTCCAGTTGAAGCGCCGGTTGTTGAAGCGACCACGCCAGTCCAAGCGAAGGCTGCTCCGGAAGTCGAAGTAGCTCCGGTTCGCGAAGCTCAGCCTCAGGTTGAAGTCGCTGCCGAACCTGCCGCGACCTTCGAAGCTCCCGTGATTGCTGAAGAGTCGGCTGTCGAAACCGTAACCGAAACCGTACGTGAAGTTCGCGAAGAACAAACCGCGTTCAACTGGGTAGCCGAGCCGGCTGTCGCTGAAACACCAGCGCCTGCTGTTGAAGCGCCTGTTGTTGAAGAAGCCAAGGCTGCCGAGCCAGTGGTGGTTGCCGAACCGGCACCGGTCGTTGAAGCCCCTGTGGTTGAAGCGCCAGTTGTCGCCGAAGCACCTGCCCCGGTAGTTGAAGCGGCTCCAGTCGTCGCCCCGGTCAGCGCCCTGACCCCAAGCGGCCGCGCACCGAACGATCCGCGTGAAGTGCGTCGTCGCAAGCGTGAAGAAGAGCGTCTGCAGAAGGAAGCCGAGCTGGCTGCCGCCGCCGCTGCTGCTCCAACTGCCGAAGTGGTCGAGGCTGCTCCTGCCCCGGTCGCTGAGGAAGTTGCCGTTGAAGCTGTGATTGCCGAGGCACCACGCTCCGTTCAGGAAGCGGTCGAGCAACACGAAGAGGCCCAGGAAAAAGAACACGAGCCTAAACCCCTCGTCTGA
- a CDS encoding nucleotidyltransferase family protein: MSRSIGVIVLAAGEGRRFREVAGVDKDKLLADCTGRDGAVRSVVEQVLVNLPASLDKRVLVTTEARPQAMRMAQAYGCDIVSIESTGMGDSIAAGVAACPDADGWLIVLGDMPFILPSSIERVVAAIAEDAVSVPTLNGDYGHPVGFGRSFGAGLMALSGDRGARPLFKQGRVVEVVVDDPGVLWDIDVPQALVFPQV; encoded by the coding sequence ATGAGCCGATCCATCGGAGTGATTGTGCTGGCGGCGGGCGAGGGCAGGCGCTTTCGCGAGGTGGCAGGCGTTGACAAGGACAAGCTGCTGGCCGATTGCACCGGGCGCGATGGCGCGGTGCGTTCGGTGGTCGAGCAGGTGCTGGTGAATCTGCCGGCGAGTCTCGACAAGCGAGTGCTGGTGACGACTGAGGCGCGGCCGCAGGCTATGCGTATGGCGCAGGCTTATGGGTGTGACATTGTCTCGATCGAGTCCACCGGAATGGGCGACAGCATCGCGGCGGGTGTGGCGGCTTGCCCGGATGCCGATGGCTGGCTGATTGTGCTGGGCGACATGCCGTTCATCCTGCCGTCGAGCATTGAGCGGGTTGTGGCGGCGATTGCCGAGGATGCGGTCAGCGTACCGACGTTGAACGGTGATTATGGGCATCCGGTCGGGTTTGGTCGTTCGTTCGGAGCGGGGCTGATGGCTTTGTCCGGTGACCGAGGCGCCAGGCCATTGTTCAAGCAGGGGCGTGTGGTGGAAGTGGTGGTAGATGATCCCGGCGTTCTGTGGGATATCGATGTGCCGCAAGCGCTGGTTTTCCCTCAAGTTTGA
- a CDS encoding XdhC family protein, with protein sequence MDSADLNVLRSVLEWRRAGQRVMLFSVVQTWGTAPRAPGAMLALREDGVVIGSVSGGCVEDDLIARLHDGRIPADGPPVQLITYGVTQEEAARFGLPCGGTLRLTEERVGDPAWVAELLDRCEAHEIVARELNIGTGEVVLRPAGKTDTLSFDGQTLRAIYGPRWRLLLIGAGQLSRYVAEMARLLDFEVLICDPRTEFVYGWEEQHGRFVPGMPDEAVLNIQTDERTAIVALTHDPRLDDMALLTALDSKAFYVGALGSRVNSRKRRENLAELGLSEAAIARLHGPIGLHIGSHSPAEIALSLLAEIVAIKNGVELKQKKTVESV encoded by the coding sequence ATGGACAGCGCCGATCTGAATGTCCTGCGCAGTGTGCTCGAATGGCGTCGCGCCGGGCAGCGAGTGATGTTGTTCAGTGTCGTGCAGACTTGGGGCACCGCGCCCCGGGCGCCCGGCGCAATGCTCGCGTTGCGCGAAGATGGCGTGGTGATCGGCTCGGTGTCCGGCGGTTGCGTCGAGGACGATCTGATCGCTCGGCTGCACGACGGACGGATTCCCGCCGACGGGCCGCCGGTGCAGTTGATCACCTACGGCGTGACGCAGGAAGAGGCGGCGCGTTTCGGCCTGCCGTGCGGCGGCACTCTGCGCCTGACCGAGGAGCGAGTCGGCGATCCGGCGTGGGTCGCCGAGTTGCTGGATCGCTGCGAGGCTCACGAAATTGTCGCTCGCGAGCTGAACATCGGCACTGGCGAGGTGGTGCTGCGACCGGCCGGCAAGACTGACACCTTGAGCTTCGACGGCCAGACCCTGCGCGCCATCTATGGCCCACGCTGGCGCCTGTTGTTGATCGGCGCCGGACAGTTGTCACGGTATGTGGCCGAGATGGCGCGGCTGCTGGATTTCGAAGTGCTGATCTGTGATCCGCGCACCGAATTCGTCTATGGCTGGGAAGAGCAGCATGGGCGGTTTGTGCCCGGTATGCCGGATGAAGCGGTGCTGAACATCCAGACCGATGAACGCACGGCGATTGTCGCGCTGACTCACGATCCACGGCTGGACGACATGGCGCTGCTCACGGCGCTCGACTCCAAGGCGTTCTACGTCGGCGCACTCGGCTCACGGGTCAACAGCCGCAAGCGTCGGGAAAACCTGGCTGAGCTAGGCTTGTCGGAAGCGGCCATCGCCCGTTTGCACGGGCCGATCGGTTTGCATATTGGCAGCCATTCCCCGGCGGAAATCGCCTTGTCGCTGTTGGCGGAAATCGTCGCGATCAAGAATGGTGTCGAGCTCAAGCAGAAGAAAACAGTGGAGAGCGTATGA
- a CDS encoding xanthine dehydrogenase family protein molybdopterin-binding subunit — MSRLPNDFALSNLSRRGFLKGVGATGALVLAASWGWQDALAEDKPKKFGADGMPNGWIDDPKVYVSIAADGTVTVVCNRSEMGQGVRTSLTMVVADELEADWAHVKVQQAPGDEVRFGNQDTDGSRSMRHWYEPMRRCGAAARTMLEQAAAAQWKVPVGECRAQLHKVIHTPSGRELGYGELAAAASALTVPPRDSLRLKQSSEFRYIGKEGTKAIDGADIVNGRAVYGADVHFDGMLFAVIARPAVYGGKVKSVDDSVALKVPGVLKVIQIEPRPLPSEFQPLGGVAVVASNTWAALKGREALKIEWDDGPNATYDSVAYRKEIEAASLKPGKVVRNTGDIDKAIAGAASTLEASYYLPHLAQAPMEPMVAIARYKDGTCEAWAPSQAPQVTRERIAERLGLPFDNVTFNVTLLGGGFGRKSKPDFVVEAAVLAKEFPGKAVRVQWTREDDIHNSYFHTVSAEYLKAGVGKDGLPSAWLHRTVAPSITALFAPGMNHEAAFELGMGFTNMAYAIPNVRLENPEATVHTRVGWYRSVSNIPHGFAIQSFVDELAHKAKEDPLKYQIKLLGPDRQIDPRTLSEEWNYGESPERYPIDTGRMRTVLETAAKAAGWGRQLPKGRGLGLAVHYSFVTYVAAVIEVEVKDDGTLIVHKADIAVDCGPQINPERIRSQFEGACVMGLGNAVWGEISFKDGKVQQDNFHMYEVARMSLAPKEVAVHLVTPPGEVPLGGVGEPGVPPIAPALCNAIFAATGQRIRNLPVRYQLQGWQKAQA; from the coding sequence ATGAGCCGTCTACCGAACGATTTCGCCCTGAGCAACCTGAGCCGTCGGGGCTTCCTCAAGGGCGTCGGTGCCACCGGGGCGTTGGTGCTGGCGGCGAGCTGGGGCTGGCAGGATGCGCTGGCCGAAGACAAGCCCAAGAAGTTTGGCGCCGACGGCATGCCCAACGGCTGGATCGACGATCCGAAGGTTTACGTCAGCATTGCCGCCGACGGCACGGTGACCGTGGTCTGTAACCGTTCGGAAATGGGCCAGGGCGTGCGCACCAGCCTGACCATGGTGGTTGCCGATGAGCTGGAAGCCGACTGGGCGCACGTCAAGGTTCAGCAGGCGCCGGGTGATGAAGTGCGCTTCGGCAACCAGGACACTGACGGCTCGCGCAGCATGCGTCACTGGTACGAACCGATGCGCCGTTGCGGCGCCGCCGCCCGGACCATGCTGGAACAAGCGGCCGCCGCCCAGTGGAAGGTGCCGGTCGGCGAATGTCGCGCGCAACTGCATAAAGTCATTCACACACCTTCCGGGCGCGAGCTGGGTTACGGTGAGCTGGCCGCTGCGGCCAGTGCGCTGACGGTGCCGCCCCGTGACAGCCTGCGGCTCAAGCAGTCGTCGGAATTCCGTTACATCGGCAAGGAAGGCACCAAGGCCATCGACGGTGCCGACATCGTCAATGGTCGCGCGGTTTACGGCGCCGACGTGCATTTCGACGGCATGTTGTTTGCGGTGATTGCGCGTCCGGCGGTGTACGGTGGCAAGGTCAAATCGGTGGATGACAGCGTCGCGCTGAAAGTGCCGGGCGTCCTCAAAGTCATCCAGATCGAACCCCGGCCATTGCCTTCGGAATTCCAGCCGTTGGGTGGCGTGGCCGTGGTGGCCAGCAACACCTGGGCGGCGTTGAAGGGCCGCGAAGCGCTGAAGATCGAGTGGGACGATGGCCCGAACGCCACTTATGACTCGGTCGCCTATCGCAAGGAGATCGAAGCTGCTTCGCTGAAACCGGGCAAAGTGGTGCGCAACACCGGCGACATCGACAAAGCCATCGCCGGTGCCGCCAGCACGCTGGAAGCCTCTTATTACTTGCCGCATCTGGCACAGGCGCCGATGGAGCCGATGGTCGCCATCGCCCGTTACAAGGATGGCACCTGCGAGGCCTGGGCACCGAGCCAGGCGCCGCAGGTCACCCGCGAGCGGATCGCCGAACGCCTGGGGCTGCCGTTCGATAACGTCACCTTCAATGTCACGCTGTTGGGCGGTGGTTTCGGCCGCAAGTCCAAACCGGACTTCGTCGTTGAAGCGGCCGTGCTCGCCAAGGAATTCCCTGGCAAGGCAGTGCGCGTGCAATGGACCCGGGAAGACGACATCCACAACTCGTATTTCCACACCGTATCCGCCGAATACCTCAAGGCCGGCGTCGGTAAGGACGGCTTGCCGTCTGCCTGGTTGCACCGCACGGTGGCGCCGAGCATTACCGCGCTGTTTGCGCCGGGAATGAATCACGAAGCTGCGTTCGAGCTGGGCATGGGCTTTACCAACATGGCCTACGCGATTCCCAACGTGCGCCTGGAAAACCCTGAAGCCACGGTGCATACGCGGGTCGGCTGGTATCGCTCGGTGTCGAACATTCCCCATGGTTTTGCGATTCAGAGCTTTGTCGACGAACTGGCGCACAAGGCCAAGGAAGATCCGCTCAAGTATCAGATCAAGTTGCTCGGCCCGGATCGGCAGATCGACCCGCGTACGCTCAGTGAAGAATGGAACTACGGCGAATCTCCCGAGCGTTATCCGATCGACACCGGGCGCATGCGCACCGTGCTCGAAACCGCGGCCAAGGCGGCGGGTTGGGGTCGTCAACTGCCCAAGGGTCGTGGTCTCGGATTGGCGGTGCATTACAGCTTCGTCACCTATGTGGCGGCGGTGATCGAAGTCGAGGTCAAGGACGACGGCACATTGATCGTGCACAAGGCCGATATCGCCGTGGATTGCGGCCCGCAGATCAACCCGGAGCGGATCCGTTCGCAGTTCGAGGGCGCCTGTGTGATGGGCCTGGGTAATGCCGTGTGGGGCGAAATCAGCTTCAAGGACGGCAAGGTGCAACAGGACAACTTCCATATGTATGAAGTGGCACGCATGTCGCTGGCGCCGAAGGAAGTCGCGGTGCATCTGGTGACCCCGCCGGGCGAGGTGCCGCTGGGTGGTGTCGGTGAGCCCGGCGTGCCTCCGATCGCTCCGGCGCTGTGCAACGCGATCTTCGCCGCCACCGGTCAGCGCATCCGTAACCTGCCGGTGCGTTACCAGTTGCAGGGCTGGCAGAAGGCGCAAGCGTGA
- a CDS encoding (2Fe-2S)-binding protein has translation MITLKLNGQDHPLDVTEDMPLLWAIRDVAGYNGTKFGCGMGLCGACTIHIDGAPARSCITPIGSVVGQNVTTIDNLHADPVGQIVQQAWLDTAVAQCGYCQGGQIMSATALLKTNPNPSDEQIEEAMVGNICRCGTYNRIKTAIRQASTHLKEAKA, from the coding sequence ATGATTACCCTGAAACTCAATGGTCAAGATCATCCACTCGATGTCACCGAGGACATGCCGCTGTTGTGGGCGATCCGTGACGTCGCCGGTTACAACGGCACCAAGTTCGGCTGCGGCATGGGCCTGTGCGGTGCGTGCACCATTCATATCGACGGCGCGCCGGCGCGCAGTTGCATCACCCCGATCGGTTCGGTGGTCGGGCAGAACGTGACCACCATCGACAACCTGCATGCCGACCCGGTCGGTCAGATCGTTCAGCAAGCCTGGCTCGACACCGCCGTGGCCCAATGCGGTTACTGCCAGGGCGGGCAGATCATGTCCGCCACCGCGTTGCTCAAGACCAACCCGAACCCGAGCGACGAGCAGATCGAAGAGGCGATGGTCGGCAACATCTGCCGCTGCGGCACCTACAACCGGATCAAGACCGCGATCCGTCAGGCATCCACTCACCTGAAGGAGGCCAAGGCATGA
- the murB gene encoding UDP-N-acetylmuramate dehydrogenase, translated as MSLQIQPQVSLKPFNTFGVDVRAQLFAEAHSDADVREALAYAAAHDVPLLVIGGGSNLLLTADIPALVLRMASRGIRVINDDGNRVVIEAEAGEPWHPFVQHTLAQGFSGLENLSLIPGTVGAAPMQNIGAYGVEIKDVFAGLTALDRQTGELRDFSLEECRFAYRDSVFKQQPGRWLILRVRFALNRIAHLHLEYGPVRQRLTEQGIEQPTPTDVSRAICSIRSEKLPDPAVLGNAGSFFKNPLVSAAVVAQIKAQHPDLVAYAQPDGQMKLAAGWLIERAGWKGFREADAGVHKLQALVLVNYGAATGLQLLDLAQRIQKDIAERFNVELEMEPNRY; from the coding sequence ATGAGTTTGCAGATACAGCCGCAGGTTTCCCTGAAACCCTTCAACACCTTCGGCGTCGACGTTCGCGCGCAGCTGTTTGCCGAAGCCCACAGTGACGCCGATGTGCGCGAAGCCCTGGCTTACGCGGCTGCTCACGACGTGCCGTTGCTGGTGATTGGCGGCGGCAGCAACCTGTTGCTCACGGCGGACATCCCGGCGCTGGTGCTGCGCATGGCCAGTCGAGGCATCCGCGTCATCAACGACGACGGCAACCGCGTGGTGATCGAAGCAGAAGCTGGCGAGCCTTGGCATCCGTTTGTGCAGCACACGCTGGCGCAGGGTTTTTCCGGGCTTGAGAATCTCAGCCTGATCCCCGGCACTGTCGGCGCCGCGCCGATGCAGAACATCGGTGCCTACGGTGTCGAGATCAAGGATGTGTTCGCCGGCCTGACGGCGCTGGATCGCCAGACCGGCGAGCTGCGTGACTTCAGCCTGGAGGAATGCCGGTTCGCCTACCGCGACAGCGTGTTCAAACAGCAGCCGGGTCGTTGGTTGATCCTGCGAGTGCGCTTCGCATTGAATCGAATCGCGCATCTGCACCTGGAATACGGCCCGGTGCGTCAGCGTCTGACCGAGCAGGGCATCGAGCAGCCGACGCCGACGGATGTCAGCCGCGCCATTTGCAGCATCCGCAGTGAAAAACTGCCGGACCCGGCGGTACTCGGCAATGCCGGCAGCTTCTTCAAGAACCCGCTGGTGTCGGCGGCCGTGGTCGCACAGATCAAGGCGCAGCACCCGGATCTGGTGGCCTACGCGCAACCGGACGGGCAGATGAAACTGGCGGCGGGCTGGTTGATCGAGCGAGCGGGCTGGAAAGGTTTCCGCGAGGCCGATGCCGGCGTGCATAAATTGCAGGCGCTGGTGCTGGTCAACTACGGCGCGGCGACCGGGCTGCAATTGCTCGATCTGGCCCAGCGCATCCAGAAAGACATTGCAGAACGTTTCAATGTCGAGCTGGAAATGGAGCCCAATCGCTATTGA
- a CDS encoding low molecular weight protein-tyrosine-phosphatase: protein MRVLFVCLGNICRSPTAEGVLRHKLREAGLADQVEVASAGTGDWHVGNPPDKRSQAAAKLRGYDLSAQRAQQVSRADFASYDLILAMDNSNLRNLKALQPSTGKAELDLFLRRYAGVVDEVPDPYYDGDQGFEQVLDLIERACDQLLIEVKGRL, encoded by the coding sequence ATGCGCGTTCTGTTCGTGTGCCTGGGCAATATCTGCCGTTCGCCCACAGCCGAAGGCGTGTTGCGCCACAAGTTGCGCGAAGCAGGGCTGGCGGATCAGGTCGAAGTGGCCTCCGCCGGCACCGGTGACTGGCACGTCGGCAATCCGCCGGACAAGCGCAGTCAGGCTGCGGCCAAGTTGCGTGGTTATGACCTGTCGGCGCAGCGCGCGCAGCAGGTCAGCCGCGCCGATTTCGCCAGTTACGACCTGATCCTTGCCATGGACAACAGCAACCTGCGCAACCTCAAGGCCTTGCAGCCGTCCACCGGCAAGGCCGAGCTGGACCTGTTTCTGCGCCGCTATGCAGGCGTGGTCGACGAGGTGCCGGATCCGTATTACGACGGCGATCAGGGTTTCGAGCAGGTGCTGGATCTGATCGAGCGTGCCTGCGATCAGCTGTTGATCGAAGTGAAGGGGCGGTTATGA
- the kdsB gene encoding 3-deoxy-manno-octulosonate cytidylyltransferase — protein sequence MTTAFTVVIPSRYASTRLPGKPLLDIAGKPMIQHVWEQASKSSASRVVVATDDARIVEACKAFGAEVVLTREDHNSGTDRLAEVAAKLGLEPDAIVVNVQGDEPLIPPSVIDQVAANLAAHTEARMATLAEPIEDVETLFNPNVVKVVSDLNGLALTFSRATLPWARDAFAKSRDVLPEGVPYRRHIGIYAYRAGFLQDFVSWGPCWLENTESLEQLRALWHGVRIHVADALIAPPTGVDTAEDLERVRRLLEA from the coding sequence ATGACCACCGCCTTCACCGTTGTCATCCCGTCGCGCTATGCCTCGACCCGCCTGCCGGGCAAACCGCTGCTGGACATCGCCGGCAAGCCGATGATCCAGCATGTCTGGGAACAGGCCAGCAAAAGCAGCGCCAGCCGTGTGGTTGTGGCGACTGACGATGCGCGCATCGTCGAGGCCTGCAAGGCCTTTGGCGCCGAAGTGGTGCTGACCCGTGAAGATCACAACTCCGGCACTGATCGTCTGGCCGAAGTGGCTGCGAAGCTGGGTCTGGAGCCGGATGCCATCGTGGTCAACGTGCAGGGTGACGAACCGCTGATCCCGCCGAGCGTGATCGATCAGGTCGCCGCCAACCTCGCGGCCCACACCGAAGCGCGCATGGCCACTCTGGCCGAGCCGATCGAAGACGTGGAAACCTTGTTCAACCCGAACGTGGTCAAGGTCGTCAGCGACCTCAACGGTCTGGCGCTGACCTTCAGTCGCGCGACCCTGCCCTGGGCCCGCGATGCCTTCGCCAAGAGCCGCGACGTACTGCCGGAAGGCGTGCCGTACCGTCGCCACATCGGCATTTATGCCTACCGCGCCGGTTTCCTTCAGGACTTTGTGAGCTGGGGCCCGTGCTGGCTGGAAAACACCGAATCCCTCGAACAGCTGCGTGCGCTGTGGCACGGCGTGCGGATTCATGTGGCTGACGCGTTGATCGCGCCGCCGACCGGGGTCGACACCGCCGAAGACCTCGAGCGCGTCCGTCGCCTGCTGGAGGCCTGA
- a CDS encoding Trm112 family protein, producing the protein MDTKLLDILACPVCKGPLKLSADKTELISKGAGLAYPIRDGIPVMLESEARTLTTDERLDK; encoded by the coding sequence ATGGACACCAAATTGCTCGACATCCTCGCCTGCCCGGTCTGCAAAGGCCCGCTCAAGCTCAGCGCCGACAAGACCGAACTGATCAGCAAGGGCGCCGGTCTGGCGTACCCGATCCGCGACGGCATCCCGGTGATGCTGGAAAGCGAAGCCCGCACCCTGACCACCGACGAGCGTCTGGATAAATGA